GGCCGGGTGAGCTGGGAGAAAGAGGCCGACCGGCCCTGCACCCCCGAGTTGTGGGCCCGGGGCATGGCCGAGATGGTGGGGCGTAAGGGCGGCTTCAAGGCGCATTTCACGGGGCACAACTACCTGCGAAAGGTCGTGTGGGACCTGGCGGACCAGGCGGACCGGGAAGTGGAAGCGCGGCGCAGCCGAGCCGAGCGCGAAGGCCGCCGGCCGGCGCCGTCCGATCGGTCGGATCGGTCGGATGGGGCCGACGGGGAGGCGCCGGTGAACGTGCGCGAGCTATTGGGAGAGCTGGCGGGGAAGCTGGGGGTGAAGCGATGAGCCTGGACCTGAGACTCACCCAGTACCCCCGTCGCGTGCTCGCCGAGTTCATCCAGCGGCGCTGCCTGTGCACCCACCACACGTTCGTCGAACTCGAATGGATGCGCCGCGATGCCGAGGTGGCGCACTGGCACGCCAAGGCCTCCGCCCTGGTTGACGAGCTGAAAGCCGCGGTGGGAAAGGACCCAAGGGGCTTCCTGGAGCTGAGCGACCAGATCGACCACGCCTGGGCCGAGGCCGACCGGGCACACGCACGCTGCGAGCGGCGGGTGCGGGCGATTCGAGAGCACTTTCGGGTGAAGGAGCACGAGGAATGACTACCCCCACCTGCCCCTGGTGCCACCCCCAGCCCGCCCCGCCTGTGCCGGAGCGAGACCCCCTGCCCGGCTGGTGCCCCCAGTGCGGCGGCACCCACGGGTACCACTACCCCACCTGCGCCGCGAGGCCCGCGGCACCGGCGCGGTGGGTGCGGGAGGGGCGCGGATGACGGCGGCGGGCCGCACGCGCAAGGGGAAGGCGCCTCGGTTCCTGGGGCCGCCGGACGAGCGACGGGCGCTGATCGCGAAGGCGCACCTGGCGGCGGCGCAGCTCGGGCTCGACGAGGAGACGCGCCGCGCGGTGCAGGCGCAGGTAACGGGGCACGCAAGCTGCGCGGGGATGAGCGTGCCGGAGCTGGAGCGGCTGCTCACGCACTACCGGGGCAAGGGGTGGACGGCCCGGCCGTCCGGCGCCGCCCGGGCGCAGCGGCAGGCGGCCTTTCCCCAGGCGCGGCTGATTCGGGCGCTGTGGCTGGAACTGCGGGACCTCGGCGAGCTCCGCGACGCCTCGGAGGGGGCGCTGCGAAGCTACGTGCGGCGCATTACCGGGGTCGCGGCGCTGGAGTGGCTGGCCAAGGAGCCGCAGAAGGCGCGGCAGGTGATCGAGACGCTGAAGAAGTGGATCGCGCGGGTGCAGCGGGAGCGCGCGCAGGCGCAAGAGGGCGGAGGAGAAACATGAAGACCCTTCTCTTGGTGGCGGCCTTGGCGGGCACGATCGGGTACCTGCTGGGGCGGGCGGCGGGCACGGAGCTCACGACTCACGTGCACCCAGAGGTCACCGTGTACCTGGGGACGATGCTGCGCGACGCGGGGCTGGTGATCATGCCCCGAGAGGCCATGGACGAGCTGGTGGACCAGGCCATGGGCAGGGAGCCCGCCGAGGAGGAGCCCGGTGCCGAGCCCGGGCCGTCCCCGGGGGAGGCGCACGGATGCGCGGTGCAGGCGACGGGCAGTTGGCGCTGTTCGAGCTGCCGGAGGCCGAGGGGGCGGGGGTGGAGGCCCCCGCGGAGCTGCCCGAGAGCCTGCGGCAGCTCCTTGAAGTGGGGTTTCCGGGGGAGGCCCTGGGGCGGCTGGTGGAGGGGTTCGGGGGGGTGGTGTTGTACGTGCCGAAAAGCCCCGGGGACGACAGCCGTCTGGTGCAGGTGTTGGGCGAGGGGGCGGCGTGGCAGCTCTGCCGGCACCTGGGAGGCTGCCGGTTCGCCGTGCCCCGGGGGTACCGGGCGGCGCTGGCGGCGCGTAACGCGGGGATCCGGCGCGACGCCGACGCGGGGGTGCCGATGGCGGAGCTGGTGAGGCGGTACCAGATCACGGAGCGGCAGGTGTGGAAGGTGTTGGGGGAGGGCTGATACCGCAAAGCTAAGCGGGCGGGCCGCCCCTGCCCGGGGAGAAACGACCATGGCTGATACCGCTCCGCTTGAGCGCATTGTTCGGTGCTGTTGTCCCACCGACGACGCCGTGGACTGCTACTGCCAGCGGTACAACGAGGAGCGCCCTGATGCGCTCGCAACGGGGGAACGCTGCGAGTGCGGTTGCCACTACGAGGACGCGACAGGCGCCGAGGATGATTGCTGCCACCACGGCGTTGAGTTCTGCGACCCCTGCGAGCAGTGCGACGTGGATGGTTGATCGGCCTGGGATCAAAAGTCCATCGGATCGACGCCCAGAGCTTGCATGGCCTGATATAGAGCGACGGAGTTCTTGTTGATTCTGCCGTCCTCGTCGAGAGTGCACAGCATGCGGACGGGCACAAAGGCGCCCAATTTGTTCTTGGCCCGAGCATTCAAAAAGACTTCGTGGCGGGGCTTGCCGTTAGCGTATTTGGACCCATCGGCCTCGTACAGGATGGCTTCCGCCACGAACGCGTCTCTCGGGTCATTGAGGTGCGGCTTCC
The sequence above is a segment of the Thermodesulfobacteriota bacterium genome. Coding sequences within it:
- a CDS encoding Mor transcription activator family protein yields the protein MRGAGDGQLALFELPEAEGAGVEAPAELPESLRQLLEVGFPGEALGRLVEGFGGVVLYVPKSPGDDSRLVQVLGEGAAWQLCRHLGGCRFAVPRGYRAALAARNAGIRRDADAGVPMAELVRRYQITERQVWKVLGEG
- a CDS encoding regulatory protein GemA; this encodes MTAAGRTRKGKAPRFLGPPDERRALIAKAHLAAAQLGLDEETRRAVQAQVTGHASCAGMSVPELERLLTHYRGKGWTARPSGAARAQRQAAFPQARLIRALWLELRDLGELRDASEGALRSYVRRITGVAALEWLAKEPQKARQVIETLKKWIARVQRERAQAQEGGGET
- a CDS encoding DUF4124 domain-containing protein — encoded protein: MIRVVLLALLFALVLPAQAQIYRCEKNGTVMFSDVPCGDDGKTVLEPSKPRSTTKNARRRLPFEPDKEVVDACLDAWKPHLNDPRDAFVAEAILYEADGSKYANGKPRHEVFLNARAKNKLGAFVPVRMLCTLDEDGRINKNSVALYQAMQALGVDPMDF